The Pogona vitticeps strain Pit_001003342236 chromosome 6, PviZW2.1, whole genome shotgun sequence genome contains a region encoding:
- the NPVF gene encoding pro-FMRFamide-related neuropeptide VF codes for MKMISLKRVILFTLATSMFLASKTICLNEPLTSNIQSREDYSDDNYPESSEDIIEEKQRNLNLEELKDWELKNIIKMSTPAMKKVPHSTANLPLRFGRNFQEERSIKPAANLPLRFGRSPPGSLIRHTFPFAHRFGTFSSPVKRESSVEEATLWKTLNQFPF; via the exons ATGAAAATGATCTCACTGAAAAGAGTCATCCTATTCACTTTAGCCACAAGTATGTTTTTAGCCTCAAAAACCATTTGCCTCAATGAACCATTAACGAGCAACATTCAGAGCAGAGAAGACTACAGTGATGATAACTACCCAGAG TCTAGTGAAGACATTAtagaagaaaagcagagaaatttGAACCTTGAAGAACTGAAGGACTGGGAGCTGAAGAACATCATTAAAATGAGCACGCCGGCCATGAAAAAGGTGCCACATTCAACTGCTAATCTGCCACTGAGATTTGGAAGAAACTTTCAGGAAGAAAGAAGCATCAAACCTGCAGCCAACTTGCCTCTCAGATTTGGAAGGTCACCTCCAGGAAGCTTGATTAGGCACACATTTCCTTTTGCTCACAG ATTTGGTACTTTCAGCAGCCCTGTGAAAAGGGAATCCAGTGTCGAAGAGGCAACCCTTTGGAAGACGTTGAATCAATTTCCTTTCTAA